The following are from one region of the Deltaproteobacteria bacterium genome:
- a CDS encoding acyl-CoA dehydrogenase family protein, whose amino-acid sequence MRIMGSIYQQEHKSLQESIRRFSEKHITPFVSSWEEAHGFPSALLEKLGEQGFLGILVEEGLGGCGGDYIMAGAWCEEFGKIPSVGLTTAVNMHSLVITPALAQHGSVEAKNIWLTKALKGQAIGAYAFTEPGAGSDLAMIRTKAVKDGDYFIINGAKTFITNGARANFVLLLTRTDANRGYGGFTTFVVDTSLAGFKVTKTLSKMGWHCSDTAELAFNDVKVHKSMIIGTLNDGWYIAMKSLEWERLMLALTALGGARACLEKTISYVNDRIVFGRPVASYDNTREKLAVFWSKLKSTEALCHRCLKLLNANKNCRKEVSLAKLFVCELAIDIADSCLQMHGGYGYTTEFIVERWLRDLRLLTIGGGTSEVMAMAAARAM is encoded by the coding sequence ATGAGAATTATGGGAAGCATATATCAACAAGAACATAAATCCCTTCAGGAGAGCATTAGGCGTTTTTCCGAAAAGCACATAACGCCGTTTGTTAGTTCCTGGGAAGAAGCGCATGGTTTTCCCTCTGCCTTGCTGGAGAAACTCGGAGAACAGGGTTTTTTGGGCATATTGGTTGAGGAAGGCTTGGGTGGTTGTGGTGGTGATTACATTATGGCGGGAGCCTGGTGTGAAGAGTTTGGCAAAATTCCCTCTGTTGGCCTTACAACCGCTGTTAATATGCATTCGTTGGTCATTACGCCGGCATTAGCTCAGCACGGAAGTGTAGAGGCGAAAAATATTTGGCTTACCAAAGCTTTAAAGGGGCAGGCGATAGGTGCATATGCCTTTACTGAGCCAGGGGCCGGTAGCGATTTAGCGATGATAAGAACCAAAGCCGTTAAAGATGGGGATTACTTTATAATTAATGGAGCTAAGACTTTTATTACCAATGGTGCGAGGGCTAACTTCGTTTTGCTGCTTACTAGGACAGATGCGAACAGAGGCTACGGAGGCTTTACGACATTTGTAGTAGATACTAGCCTTGCAGGATTTAAGGTGACAAAGACGCTTTCTAAGATGGGGTGGCATTGTTCCGATACGGCCGAACTGGCTTTCAATGATGTCAAAGTGCATAAATCTATGATTATTGGAACCTTAAACGATGGCTGGTATATAGCGATGAAGTCTTTAGAGTGGGAAAGGTTGATGTTGGCACTAACTGCTCTCGGTGGGGCGAGAGCCTGTTTAGAGAAGACCATTTCTTATGTAAATGACCGAATTGTTTTTGGTCGACCAGTTGCAAGTTATGACAACACGAGAGAGAAGCTTGCCGTTTTTTGGAGCAAGCTTAAATCGACTGAGGCGCTTTGCCATCGCTGTTTGAAGCTGCTAAATGCCAATAAGAACTGTCGCAAGGAAGTCAGCTTAGCAAAGCTCTTTGTCTGTGAGCTTGCCATTGATATAGCGGATTCCTGTTTGCAGATGCACGGCGGTTATGGTTATACCACCGAATTTATCGTCGAACGCTGGTTAAGAGATCTTCGC